One Vibrio neonatus genomic window carries:
- a CDS encoding tellurite resistance TerB family protein — protein sequence MFNKIQSLFKELLDGNDLAHHAKHQPKLAIAALLCEVTAADHEQTPEELLAEQTMLHKLLEITEEEATELLANARQQAEQSVSLYDFTSQLRDLPREKRNQLIKAMWTVAYADGELDPIEESVIRKAAELIYVDHKDFVKAKLDVQQSM from the coding sequence ATGTTTAATAAAATTCAATCACTGTTTAAAGAATTATTAGACGGTAATGACCTTGCGCATCACGCAAAACACCAACCCAAACTAGCTATCGCAGCGCTACTTTGTGAAGTCACCGCAGCCGATCACGAACAAACGCCAGAAGAGTTATTAGCAGAGCAAACCATGCTGCACAAATTGCTAGAAATTACCGAAGAAGAAGCGACCGAACTGCTTGCTAACGCTCGTCAACAAGCCGAACAATCTGTCTCTCTTTACGATTTCACATCGCAATTAAGAGACTTACCAAGAGAGAAGCGCAATCAACTGATTAAAGCCATGTGGACTGTCGCTTATGCTGATGGTGAGCTTGACCCAATAGAAGAGTCGGTTATACGTAAAGCCGCTGAGCTTATCTATGTTGATCACAAAGACTTTGTGAAAGCCAAACTGGACGTTCAACAATCGATGTAG
- a CDS encoding DUF2760 domain-containing protein, translating to MIIDLSVLPTTFDMLHAGLAASSVVLLAVAIARKPKTIEKIIEKPVEKRVEVEVPVEKIVEVEKIVEVEKVVERVVEVESKLKTASTDSALQLLSLLQQEARLIDFLKEDISSFADDEVGAAARVIHSGGQKVLKDYVTLSPVRSETEETTVSVAEGFDAQEIRLIGNVTGKAPFTGTLIHKGWKADNIELPKLSENYNAAIIAPAEVEL from the coding sequence ATGATCATCGACCTATCCGTGTTACCGACCACGTTTGATATGCTTCACGCAGGTTTGGCTGCCTCTAGTGTCGTCCTACTGGCCGTTGCTATTGCTCGTAAGCCAAAAACCATTGAAAAGATTATAGAAAAACCCGTTGAGAAACGTGTTGAAGTTGAAGTGCCCGTTGAGAAAATCGTTGAAGTTGAGAAGATTGTTGAAGTAGAAAAAGTGGTAGAACGTGTTGTTGAAGTAGAATCTAAGCTTAAAACAGCCTCTACTGATTCCGCATTACAACTGCTTTCACTTTTACAACAAGAAGCACGTTTAATTGATTTCCTTAAAGAAGATATCTCATCGTTTGCTGATGATGAAGTGGGCGCAGCGGCTCGCGTTATCCATAGCGGCGGTCAAAAAGTATTAAAAGACTACGTCACACTCTCTCCAGTGCGTAGCGAAACAGAAGAAACCACAGTCTCTGTCGCTGAAGGTTTTGATGCTCAAGAAATTCGTTTGATTGGCAATGTCACAGGTAAAGCGCCATTTACTGGCACGCTTATCCATAAAGGTTGGAAAGCCGATAACATTGAACTGCCAAAACTGTCTGAAAACTACAACGCCGCAATCATTGCGCCAGCCGAGGTTGAGCTTTAA
- a CDS encoding MipA/OmpV family protein codes for MAEENTTTQPLEASQSSITELSDSERHPEQTWGLAGVVRSASIPYVNDLDLEDSERVSTFIPMLYFENEYVYVKGLTMGAYLYNPKQNSSEQSSWNVSVLGRIRFVDIPAEIQNKYGADTLDLGLRAEYQFNEQWFAYTEAMSDTDGYWYTTLGAEANYKFGDLTLEPHASLRFKSSDFNTYYYALNTQDIDAGVDTFVGVRGYYHVVSNLYLLGAVNAQILDSNARSTSLIDEQIQTEYYLGIGFFNDPDKERKSHLSNKPYLRIAHGWGTPSNLGDIISGDIEDDPYNSQLTSIFYGYPLTDSLFGLPLDIYLTPGFAWHWSNADQASSQEYVLAIKAYYTFTWPFDWRFGVAEGMSYTSKINSLEQNEFDDKGYEPNNFLNYLDFSLDANLGSLFNVRSMDNVWLGYSIHHRSAIFEKSSQYGRIKGGSNYNSVYLQFDF; via the coding sequence ATGGCAGAAGAGAATACAACGACACAACCGTTAGAAGCGTCTCAATCTTCTATCACTGAATTAAGCGATTCCGAGCGTCATCCAGAGCAAACTTGGGGTTTGGCAGGTGTGGTGCGCTCAGCGTCTATTCCTTATGTAAACGATCTCGACCTTGAAGATTCCGAGCGCGTTAGCACCTTTATCCCAATGCTTTATTTTGAAAATGAGTACGTCTATGTGAAGGGATTGACCATGGGGGCGTATCTATATAATCCAAAGCAAAATAGTTCAGAGCAAAGCTCTTGGAATGTATCTGTGCTGGGGCGTATTCGCTTTGTCGATATTCCAGCCGAAATTCAAAATAAATACGGCGCAGATACCCTAGATTTGGGTTTGCGAGCTGAGTATCAGTTTAACGAACAGTGGTTTGCTTATACCGAAGCTATGTCTGATACCGACGGTTATTGGTATACCACGCTCGGCGCGGAGGCGAACTATAAATTCGGTGACCTAACACTTGAGCCTCACGCTTCATTACGTTTTAAAAGCAGTGATTTCAACACCTACTATTATGCGTTAAATACCCAAGATATTGATGCGGGTGTCGACACCTTTGTTGGGGTGAGAGGTTATTATCATGTGGTGTCGAATCTTTACTTATTAGGCGCAGTTAACGCGCAGATTTTAGATAGTAATGCGCGCAGTACCTCACTCATTGATGAACAGATACAGACTGAATATTATTTGGGCATTGGCTTTTTCAATGATCCAGACAAAGAGCGCAAGTCGCACTTATCCAATAAACCGTATTTAAGAATTGCCCATGGTTGGGGGACGCCTTCTAACCTAGGGGATATCATCAGTGGGGATATTGAAGACGATCCTTACAACAGTCAGTTGACCAGCATCTTCTATGGTTATCCCTTAACTGATAGCTTGTTTGGTTTACCTTTAGATATCTATTTGACTCCCGGTTTTGCTTGGCACTGGAGCAATGCAGACCAAGCATCGAGTCAAGAATATGTCTTAGCTATTAAAGCGTATTACACCTTTACTTGGCCATTTGATTGGCGCTTTGGCGTGGCGGAAGGGATGTCCTATACCTCTAAAATCAATTCACTTGAACAAAATGAATTTGATGACAAAGGCTATGAGCCAAATAACTTCCTCAATTATTTAGACTTTTCCTTGGATGCGAATTTAGGATCGCTCTTTAACGTACGCTCTATGGATAACGTTTGGCTTGGGTACTCCATACATCACCGTTCCGCGATTTTTGAAAAATCTTCTCAATATGGGCGTATAAAAGGCGGCAGTAATTATAACTCCGTATACCTGCAGTTCGATTTTTAA
- a CDS encoding 3'-5' exonuclease, with protein MNYNRVVCFDLEMCCWNENGKGTTGEIIEIGLAEIDLCKQEIVKRAQYYVKPEHDEISPFCTELTGISARKIEKQGRPLEAVMKSMIKNFGGANKIYASWGRDDTIFRNECLEKGIDFPFVEFVNLATLYRIQHRLKDKRIGHRAAQDAVNIEWEGRQHSGYTDAYNLAKLALTML; from the coding sequence ATGAACTATAATCGAGTTGTTTGCTTTGATTTAGAAATGTGTTGCTGGAATGAAAACGGAAAGGGAACAACGGGTGAAATCATAGAGATTGGCTTAGCTGAAATCGATCTGTGTAAGCAAGAAATCGTTAAGCGCGCCCAATACTATGTAAAGCCTGAACATGATGAAATTTCGCCATTCTGCACCGAATTAACGGGCATTTCTGCAAGAAAAATAGAAAAGCAAGGCAGACCGCTAGAAGCGGTAATGAAATCAATGATAAAAAACTTCGGCGGTGCGAATAAAATTTACGCAAGCTGGGGTAGGGATGACACCATCTTTCGCAATGAATGCCTAGAAAAAGGCATTGATTTTCCGTTCGTCGAATTTGTGAATTTGGCGACGCTCTATCGAATACAGCATCGCTTGAAAGATAAACGCATTGGTCATAGAGCGGCGCAAGATGCGGTGAATATCGAATGGGAAGGTCGGCAACATTCTGGGTATACCGACGCTTACAATTTGGCAAAACTTGCTCTGACTATGTTGTGA
- a CDS encoding sulfite exporter TauE/SafE family protein yields the protein MLLIFMGSFVQTTIGFGLAIVSAPLLFHISHEYIPGPISLVGLFISLITAFKYRKNIGIGGLKLALYGRVPGSIVGGGILLYVSASMLSIGLGAFVLLAVLVSALPFRIAPTPKRMLVAGFLSGFMGTSSGIGGPPMALLLQHQEANNLRGNLSAFFVFSAVISLTVLAVVGRFTLMHVWLTLPLIPAAFLGYWVAMRTVDYVSKEWMRRISLVLCLVSGSYAIWQGLS from the coding sequence ATGCTCTTGATCTTTATGGGCTCTTTTGTGCAAACAACCATAGGTTTCGGTTTGGCAATTGTCTCTGCGCCCTTGTTGTTTCATATATCGCACGAGTATATCCCAGGGCCTATCTCTTTGGTGGGGCTGTTTATCTCCCTAATTACCGCCTTTAAATATCGAAAAAATATCGGTATCGGCGGCTTAAAACTGGCGCTCTATGGCCGCGTTCCGGGGTCAATTGTTGGCGGGGGAATATTACTATATGTCTCCGCTAGTATGCTCTCTATTGGTTTAGGTGCATTTGTATTGCTTGCGGTGTTAGTCAGTGCATTACCGTTTCGCATTGCGCCTACGCCCAAACGCATGTTAGTTGCCGGTTTCTTGTCTGGCTTTATGGGGACGAGCTCAGGCATCGGTGGGCCGCCAATGGCTTTGCTACTGCAACACCAAGAGGCAAATAATCTGCGCGGCAATCTGTCGGCATTTTTTGTGTTTAGTGCGGTGATATCGTTAACGGTGTTAGCGGTTGTGGGACGTTTTACCTTAATGCATGTTTGGTTAACTTTACCCCTGATCCCGGCGGCTTTTCTCGGGTATTGGGTGGCGATGCGTACGGTTGATTACGTATCAAAAGAGTGGATGCGAAGAATATCATTAGTATTGTGTTTAGTAAGTGGTAGCTATGCTATTTGGCAGGGTTTGAGTTAG
- the hrpA gene encoding ATP-dependent RNA helicase HrpA gives MTQSHPQKQTNTASSLKSALKECMIKDRFRLSKRIQGASRIKKESAKNAVFDEIALDIAQSMMTVQARQTNTPTIEYPEILPVSQMRDDIADAITDNQVVIIAGETGSGKTTQIPKICAELGRGKTGLIGHTQPRRLAARSVASRIAEEMETQLGEFVGYKVRFNDKISENTQIKLMTDGILLAEIQHDRYLNQYDTIIIDEAHERSLNIDFILGYLRNILPKRPDLKVIITSATIDPERFSKHFNNAPIIEVSGRTYPVDTRYRPLSGDDDDDHDQMEGIFQAVDELCDEGLGDILIFMNGEREIRDTADALSKRNLRGTEIVPLYARLSSSEQNRIFQSHTGRRIVLATNVAETSLTVPGIRYVIDPGTARISRYSYRTKVQRLPIEPVSQASANQRKGRCGRVAEGICIRLYSEEDFLSRPEFTDPEILRTNLASVILQMTALGLGDIEAFPFVEKPDRRNIQDGVRLLEELGAINANAKDARKRLTDIGRKLSRLPIDPRLGRMVIEAPRLGCAKEVMIIASALSIQDPRERPSDKQQASDEKHRRFFDKDSDFISFVNLWDYIKTQQSELSSNQFRRQCKQDYLNYLRVREWQDLYFQLSQSLRELNIQVNQNPANYEAVHCALLSGMLSHIGMKDQEKNEYQGARNARFHIFPASGLFKKQPKWVMTAELVETSRLWGRIVAKIQPEWIEPLAKHLIKRSYSEPHWSKKQAAVQAHEKVTLYGIPIIPKRTVNYGLIEPVLCREIFIRSAMVEGDWETKHTFFKQNRKLLLEVEELEHKSRRRDILVDDDELFDFYDQRVSTEAISGRHFDSWWNKQRKGSPELLNFEKEMLFRGDASHVTELDYPNFWHQNGVKLKLSYQFEPGDDSDGVTVHIPLPVLNQIQPQRFDWQIPGLRHELVVALIKSLPKTLRRNFVPAPNYADAFLSRVTPLEAPLLDSLEKELRRMTGVEVVRDDWKLEQIPDHLKVTFRAVDHRNRKLKEHADLYELKDSLKEKVQQTLSKVADDDIEQKDLHTWSFGEIPKVYEQKRGGYQVKAYPAIVDAKQSVEIKLFETEFEQQQAMRAGQRRLVLLNVPSPIKYLHQNLPNKSKLGLYFNPYGKVLDLIDDCIACGVDKLIEEQGGLVWQPEKFEALKEHVRAELGDTVVHIAQQVETILTTAFNINKKLKGRVDLSMAFALSDIKAQVEGLIYKGFATDCGWKKLPDILRYMKAIERRMEKLPIDPNRDRLQLLKIETVAREYQELKNKIPKGTVVPDSVKEIHWMLQELRVSFFAQQLGTPYPISDKRIRNAIENV, from the coding sequence TTGACCCAATCTCATCCTCAAAAACAGACAAACACAGCTTCTTCTTTAAAATCAGCACTAAAAGAGTGCATGATTAAGGATCGCTTCCGCCTCTCTAAACGCATTCAAGGTGCCAGTCGCATTAAAAAAGAGAGCGCGAAGAACGCCGTATTCGACGAAATAGCCCTAGACATTGCCCAGTCAATGATGACTGTGCAGGCGCGTCAAACGAATACGCCAACCATCGAATACCCAGAAATTTTACCTGTCAGCCAAATGCGTGATGATATCGCCGATGCGATAACCGACAACCAAGTGGTGATTATTGCCGGTGAAACAGGCTCTGGTAAGACAACGCAGATCCCGAAAATTTGTGCTGAATTAGGCCGTGGTAAAACAGGCTTGATTGGTCACACACAGCCAAGACGATTAGCGGCGCGTTCTGTTGCGTCACGTATTGCAGAAGAGATGGAAACCCAATTGGGTGAGTTTGTCGGGTATAAGGTTCGTTTTAACGACAAAATCTCTGAAAACACGCAAATTAAACTGATGACTGACGGTATCTTGTTGGCTGAGATCCAGCATGACCGTTATCTAAACCAGTACGACACTATTATTATCGATGAGGCGCATGAACGCAGCCTCAATATTGACTTTATTTTGGGTTACTTACGCAATATTTTGCCAAAACGCCCTGATTTAAAAGTCATTATTACCTCGGCAACGATTGATCCAGAACGCTTTTCTAAACACTTTAACAATGCACCAATTATCGAAGTATCAGGCCGTACTTATCCGGTAGATACGCGCTATCGTCCACTTTCAGGTGACGATGATGACGATCACGACCAAATGGAAGGTATTTTCCAAGCCGTAGATGAGCTATGTGATGAAGGGCTAGGGGATATCCTTATCTTCATGAATGGTGAGCGCGAAATTCGTGATACTGCTGATGCACTTTCTAAGCGTAATTTAAGAGGCACTGAGATTGTTCCTTTGTACGCGCGATTGTCATCATCGGAACAAAACCGCATCTTTCAGTCGCACACTGGACGTCGCATAGTACTGGCCACCAACGTAGCTGAAACGTCACTGACTGTGCCGGGGATTCGTTATGTTATCGATCCGGGTACGGCGCGTATTAGCCGCTATTCGTACCGCACTAAGGTGCAACGCCTGCCTATTGAGCCTGTTTCGCAAGCCAGCGCCAATCAGCGTAAAGGTCGTTGTGGTCGTGTGGCAGAAGGTATCTGTATTCGATTGTATTCAGAAGAGGATTTCTTATCCCGCCCTGAATTTACTGACCCTGAGATTTTAAGAACCAACTTAGCGTCGGTTATTTTGCAAATGACCGCCTTGGGGCTGGGTGATATCGAAGCATTCCCATTTGTAGAAAAACCCGATCGTCGCAACATTCAAGATGGCGTGCGTCTATTAGAAGAGCTTGGCGCAATTAATGCCAACGCCAAAGATGCGCGTAAACGCCTTACTGATATTGGGCGCAAACTCTCAAGATTGCCGATCGACCCACGCCTAGGTCGAATGGTGATTGAAGCGCCTCGTTTGGGCTGTGCTAAAGAGGTGATGATCATTGCATCAGCCTTATCTATTCAAGACCCAAGAGAGCGTCCAAGTGATAAACAGCAAGCATCGGATGAAAAACATCGTAGATTCTTTGATAAAGACTCAGATTTTATCAGTTTTGTAAACTTGTGGGATTACATCAAAACTCAGCAAAGTGAGCTCTCAAGTAACCAGTTTCGACGCCAATGTAAGCAAGATTACCTAAACTACTTACGAGTCCGTGAGTGGCAAGATTTGTATTTCCAACTCAGCCAGTCTTTGCGTGAGCTGAATATTCAAGTCAACCAAAACCCAGCCAATTACGAAGCGGTGCACTGCGCACTGCTTAGTGGCATGTTGTCGCACATTGGTATGAAAGACCAAGAGAAGAATGAATATCAAGGTGCGCGAAACGCACGTTTTCATATCTTCCCAGCATCTGGTTTATTTAAGAAGCAACCTAAATGGGTGATGACCGCCGAGCTGGTGGAAACATCACGTCTTTGGGGGCGCATCGTGGCAAAAATCCAACCAGAATGGATTGAGCCTCTGGCTAAGCATCTGATTAAACGTTCGTACAGCGAACCGCACTGGTCGAAGAAACAAGCCGCTGTGCAAGCGCATGAGAAAGTGACGTTATACGGCATCCCAATCATTCCCAAACGTACTGTTAATTATGGGCTAATAGAGCCTGTGTTGTGTCGCGAAATCTTTATTCGCTCAGCGATGGTAGAGGGCGATTGGGAAACCAAACACACTTTCTTTAAGCAAAACCGTAAATTATTGCTAGAAGTGGAAGAGCTTGAGCACAAGTCTCGTCGCCGTGACATTTTGGTGGACGACGACGAATTGTTTGATTTTTACGATCAGCGAGTCTCAACTGAAGCGATTTCTGGTCGTCACTTTGACTCATGGTGGAATAAACAGCGCAAAGGCTCTCCTGAGTTACTCAACTTTGAAAAAGAGATGCTGTTTAGAGGCGATGCTTCGCATGTCACAGAGTTGGATTATCCTAACTTTTGGCACCAAAATGGCGTCAAACTTAAGCTAAGCTACCAATTTGAACCTGGTGATGATAGTGACGGTGTCACAGTGCACATTCCATTACCCGTGTTAAACCAAATCCAACCACAACGTTTTGATTGGCAAATACCGGGGTTGCGTCATGAGTTGGTGGTGGCGTTAATTAAATCACTACCTAAAACATTGCGTCGAAACTTTGTGCCTGCGCCAAACTACGCCGATGCTTTCTTGTCTAGAGTGACGCCGTTAGAAGCGCCGCTACTGGATAGTTTAGAAAAAGAGCTTCGCCGCATGACGGGCGTAGAAGTGGTGCGTGATGATTGGAAGCTAGAGCAAATCCCTGATCATTTAAAAGTAACGTTCCGCGCAGTGGATCATCGCAATCGTAAACTCAAAGAACATGCTGATCTGTATGAGCTTAAAGACAGCCTAAAAGAGAAGGTTCAGCAAACCTTATCTAAAGTTGCTGATGACGATATTGAACAAAAAGATCTGCATACGTGGAGCTTTGGTGAAATCCCGAAAGTGTACGAGCAAAAGCGCGGCGGCTATCAAGTCAAAGCCTATCCTGCTATTGTGGATGCTAAGCAAAGCGTTGAGATAAAACTGTTTGAAACTGAGTTTGAACAGCAGCAAGCAATGCGCGCCGGTCAGCGCCGTTTGGTTTTGCTGAATGTGCCGTCGCCGATTAAGTATCTGCATCAGAACTTGCCGAATAAATCTAAACTTGGCTTGTACTTTAACCCTTATGGAAAAGTGCTTGATCTGATTGATGATTGTATTGCTTGTGGTGTCGACAAACTCATCGAAGAGCAGGGCGGTCTAGTATGGCAGCCTGAGAAATTTGAAGCGTTGAAAGAGCATGTACGCGCCGAATTGGGTGATACTGTGGTGCATATTGCGCAGCAAGTGGAGACGATTCTGACCACAGCTTTTAACATCAACAAGAAGCTTAAAGGCCGCGTTGATTTAAGCATGGCGTTTGCCCTTTCTGATATTAAGGCGCAAGTTGAAGGCTTGATATATAAAGGCTTTGCCACCGATTGCGGTTGGAAGAAATTGCCAGATATCCTACGCTATATGAAAGCAATCGAAAGACGCATGGAAAAACTGCCGATTGATCCCAATCGCGACCGATTGCAACTGTTAAAAATCGAAACAGTAGCGCGTGAATATCAAGAATTGAAAAACAAAATCCCGAAAGGTACGGTAGTGCCAGATTCGGTTAAAGAAATTCACTGGATGTTGCAGGAGCTTAGAGTGAGCTTTTTTGCGCAGCAATTGGGTACACCTTATCCAATTTCGGATAAACGTATTCGTAATGCGATTGAAAATGTGTAA
- a CDS encoding Hsp70 family protein → MNESAKYIVGIDLGTTHSVLSFVDKHDEDAKVAVMPIAQLSAPGQVESQNQLGSFIYQPSEHEMGAGSRTLPWTDSPEALVGSVARKLGSKTPIRLVASAKSWLCHAGVNRREAFLPAGSPEEITKISPLRATELYLEHLMQAWNHAHPEHPLQEQDVTITVPASFDPAARDLTAEAARNINLHHLTLLEEPQAALYNWVEKTGDDWRNQLSVGDVVLVVDVGGGTTDLSLVSVTEEDGNLTLERVAVGEHILLGGDNMDLALAYRIKMKMAQDGKDLQPWQIQSIVHACRDAKEALLNDKELQSVPIVIPSRGSKLMGSTLKTELTSEEVQQTLVDGFFPIVDIDEHPKQARRGALTQMGLPYAQDAGITRHIAAFLSKQAQSTADMFGGMFDNSKPDFVKPTAILFNGGVLKANTLSERLFEVINLWLSDSDSPKAKQLLGSDLDLAVSSGAAYYGQVRQGKGVRIRGGIASSYYVGIESAMPAIPGMAPPMEALCVAPFGMEEGSAVDVPSQEFGLVIGQPVHFQFYGSTTRREDGAGTHLDYWQDGELEELPEIQVTLDAQEGRQVGEVVAVKLAARVTELGTLYLEAIAQDNGQKWHVEFSVRDDNHSH, encoded by the coding sequence ATGAATGAGTCAGCAAAATATATCGTTGGTATCGACCTTGGTACCACGCACAGCGTACTCTCTTTTGTTGATAAGCATGACGAAGATGCAAAAGTTGCGGTCATGCCAATTGCGCAGCTAAGCGCACCCGGTCAAGTTGAAAGTCAAAACCAACTTGGCTCATTTATCTATCAGCCAAGTGAACACGAAATGGGCGCAGGCTCTCGCACTCTGCCTTGGACGGATTCACCGGAAGCGCTGGTGGGTTCTGTTGCTAGAAAACTGGGTAGCAAAACCCCTATTCGTTTGGTGGCAAGTGCTAAGTCGTGGCTGTGCCATGCCGGCGTTAACCGCCGCGAAGCTTTCTTGCCAGCCGGTAGCCCAGAAGAGATCACAAAAATCTCTCCGCTTCGCGCAACCGAGCTTTACCTAGAACATTTAATGCAAGCGTGGAATCACGCTCACCCTGAGCATCCATTGCAAGAACAAGACGTCACTATCACAGTGCCTGCATCATTTGATCCTGCGGCGCGCGATCTTACCGCAGAAGCGGCGCGCAATATCAATTTACACCACTTAACTCTTTTAGAAGAGCCGCAAGCGGCGCTGTACAACTGGGTCGAGAAAACCGGTGACGATTGGCGTAACCAACTCAGTGTCGGTGATGTGGTGCTAGTGGTCGATGTGGGGGGCGGCACAACCGATTTGTCTTTGGTTTCTGTTACCGAAGAAGACGGCAATCTGACTCTAGAGCGTGTTGCCGTAGGTGAACATATCCTACTTGGCGGTGACAACATGGATCTTGCCTTGGCCTATCGCATCAAAATGAAGATGGCGCAAGACGGAAAAGATCTACAGCCTTGGCAAATTCAGTCCATCGTACACGCTTGTCGCGATGCTAAAGAAGCGCTGCTTAACGACAAAGAACTGCAATCAGTACCGATTGTGATTCCGAGTCGTGGCTCTAAATTAATGGGAAGCACGCTAAAAACTGAGTTAACTTCTGAAGAAGTGCAGCAAACCTTAGTCGATGGTTTCTTCCCTATCGTTGATATCGACGAGCATCCAAAACAAGCTCGTCGCGGCGCACTCACCCAAATGGGCCTACCTTATGCCCAAGATGCCGGCATTACGCGCCATATCGCAGCATTTTTGAGTAAACAAGCGCAATCTACTGCTGACATGTTTGGCGGTATGTTCGATAACAGCAAACCCGATTTTGTAAAACCGACCGCTATCTTATTTAACGGTGGCGTATTAAAAGCCAACACTCTTTCTGAGCGTTTGTTTGAAGTCATCAACCTATGGCTTAGCGATAGTGATTCGCCAAAAGCTAAACAACTGCTCGGTTCCGATCTTGATTTAGCAGTCTCTTCAGGCGCGGCTTACTATGGTCAAGTGCGTCAAGGTAAAGGCGTGCGTATTCGCGGTGGTATCGCTTCTAGCTACTATGTGGGCATTGAAAGTGCAATGCCTGCAATCCCTGGTATGGCGCCGCCAATGGAAGCACTCTGCGTTGCCCCATTTGGCATGGAAGAAGGCTCAGCGGTTGACGTACCAAGCCAAGAGTTTGGTTTGGTGATTGGTCAGCCGGTGCACTTCCAATTTTACGGTTCAACCACGCGACGTGAAGATGGCGCTGGTACACATTTAGATTACTGGCAAGACGGTGAGCTAGAAGAGTTACCAGAAATTCAAGTCACGTTAGATGCCCAAGAAGGCCGTCAAGTGGGTGAAGTGGTAGCGGTCAAACTCGCTGCCAGAGTCACCGAGCTTGGCACCTTATATCTTGAAGCCATCGCGCAAGATAACGGTCAAAAGTGGCACGTTGAATTTAGTGTAAGGGACGACAATCACTCGCATTAA